A genomic window from Gossypium hirsutum isolate 1008001.06 chromosome D12, Gossypium_hirsutum_v2.1, whole genome shotgun sequence includes:
- the LOC107945818 gene encoding probable inactive leucine-rich repeat receptor kinase XIAO: protein MNGPRSLGFSPSLLHFKMNFPFTSQSHCEIKMATSKFFLSSLLLLLFVHGVLPRAESKTYWGDVDALKQLKNGVQPNSVSPGSCLGSWDFTFDPCDSLFSERFTCGFRCDLTVSGLSRVTEVTLDSAAYSGSLSSISWNLPYLQTLDLSNNFFSGRIPGSLSNLTRLTRLGLSRNAFSGEVPASIGSLSTLEELYLDNNNLQGPIPPTFNGLGSLKRLEIQSNNISGELPELGSLKNLYFLDASNNVISGYLPTTLPPFLVQISMRNNMIEGTIPPSLKYLNLLQVLDLSHNKLTGSVPYFLFNHPSLQQLTLAFNSFDSLQAPSNLGTQSELIAVDLSNNELQGWLPPFLPLMPNLSALSMENNKFSGMIPIQYALRAALPASGIAPFARLLLGGNYLFGPIPGPLLVLKPDTANVSLADNCLIRCPSRFFFCQGADQKSLMECKSFGSVIP, encoded by the coding sequence ATGAACGGCCCTCGTTCACTGGGTTTCTCACCCTCTCTTTTGCACTTTAAAATGAACTTCCCTTTCACTTCCCAATCCCATTGTGAAATAAAAATGGCTACTTCAAAATTCTTTTTATCTTCTCTTCTTCTGTTACTTTTTGTTCATGGAGTTTTGCCAAGAGCAGAATCCAAGACGTACTGGGGAGATGTTGATGCCTTGAAACAACTCAAAAATGGAGTCCAGCCTAATTCTGTGAGCCCGGGTTCTTGCTTGGGTTCTTGGGATTTCACATTCGACCCATGTGACAGCCTCTTCAGTGAAAGATTCACCTGCGGTTTCAGGTGCGACCTTACAGTTTCTGGGTTGAGCCGAGTCACGGAGGTTACTCTCGACTCTGCTGCTTATTCCGGTTCTCTCTCTTCCATTTCCTGGAACCTCCCTTACTTGCAAACCCTTGACCTCTCCAACAATTTCTTCTCCGGCAGGATTCCAGGCTCACTCTCCAACTTGACTCGGTTAACTCGGCTGGGTCTTTCAAGGAATGCATTTTCCGGTGAGGTACCAGCCTCGATTGGGTCCTTGTCTACTCTTGAAGAACTCTACCTCGATAACAACAACCTACAAGGTCCTATCCCCCCGACTTTTAATGGTCTTGGTAGCTTGAAAAGGCTCGAAATTCAATCAAACAACATCTCTGGTGAGTTACCCGAGTTGGGTTCACTCAAAAACCTGTACTTTCTTGATGCAAGCAACAATGTCATTTCTGGGTATTTGCCTACAACGCTGCCACCTTTTTTAGTCCAAATTTCCATGAGGAACAACATGATTGAAGGCACAATCCCTccaagtcttaaatatttgaacCTTCTGCAAGTATTAGACCTGAGTCACAACAAACTCACCGGCTCAGTCCCTTATTTCCTCTTTAACCACCCATCTCTTCAACAACTCACTCTCGCATTCAACTCCTTTGATTCTTTACAAGCTCCCTCTAATCTAGGCACCCAAAGTGAGCTTATTGCTGTTGACTTGAGCAATAACGAGCTACAAGGCTGGTTACCTCCTTTCTTGCCATTAATGCCAAACCTGTCAGCTTTATCCATGGAAAACAACAAGTTTTCGGGTATGATCCCTATCCAATACGCATTGAGAGCCGCTCTGCCTGCCTCCGGAATTGCCCCGTTTGCAAGACTGTTGCTTGGGGGGAACTACTTGTTCGGACCAATTCCAGGGCCATTGCTGGTACTCAAACCAGACACTGCAAATGTCAGCCTTGCTGACAACTGCTTGATCAGGTGCCCATCGCGTTTCTTTTTCTGCCAAGGTGCTGACCAGAAATCTTTAATGGAATGCAAGAGTTTTGGTTCTGTAATCCCTTGA